A region of Chloroflexaceae bacterium DNA encodes the following proteins:
- a CDS encoding MSMEG_4193 family putative phosphomutase: MTLLLLIRHGTNDWVHGRLAGWTPGVHLNDEGRAQAAALSERLGDLPIAAIYTSPLERCVETAAAIAQPRGLQLRLVEQIGEVRYGEWQGAELKELYKHELWPGVQFYPSGTRFPNGETLGEAQMRMVQALDRLRALHPGQTIAVVSHADIIKLAIAYYVGMHIDLFQRLVINPASLTAIAFERMGPRLLAFNETGSLAHLRLKSESLAATEQPVAGAEAASPTPAATNSAAGNGEGPLPAAKHLEQEHV, encoded by the coding sequence GTGACCCTGCTGCTGCTGATTCGCCACGGAACCAATGATTGGGTACACGGACGACTGGCTGGCTGGACGCCAGGCGTGCATCTCAACGACGAAGGACGCGCGCAAGCGGCCGCGCTGAGCGAGCGGCTGGGCGATCTGCCCATCGCGGCGATCTACACCAGCCCGCTTGAGCGCTGTGTCGAGACGGCTGCTGCCATCGCGCAGCCGCGCGGGTTGCAGTTGCGCCTGGTGGAACAGATCGGCGAGGTGCGCTACGGCGAGTGGCAGGGCGCTGAACTGAAGGAACTCTATAAACACGAACTGTGGCCGGGCGTACAGTTCTATCCCAGCGGCACCCGATTCCCCAATGGTGAGACCCTCGGCGAGGCCCAGATGCGTATGGTTCAGGCCCTTGACCGCCTGCGGGCCCTGCACCCCGGGCAGACTATCGCCGTTGTGTCCCACGCCGACATTATTAAACTGGCCATTGCCTACTATGTGGGCATGCATATTGATCTGTTTCAACGGCTGGTCATCAATCCAGCTTCGCTGACCGCCATCGCGTTTGAGCGGATGGGACCGCGCCTGCTGGCGTTTAATGAAACCGGCTCTCTCGCCCACCTGCGCCTGAAGTCCGAGTCCCTCGCCGCAACCGAGCAGCCTGTGGCAGGCGCCGAGGCCGCCTCCCCGACGCCTGCCGCGACGAACTCCGCCGCCGGCAACGGCGAAGGCCCTTTGCCGGCGGCGAAGCACCTAGAGCAGGAGCATGTCTGA
- the pufA gene encoding light-harvesting antenna LH1, alpha subunit, translated as MPPRSPVRTNIVLFTILGFVVALLIHFIVLSSVRYNWLDNLTPAGTPAGVLILHYLGALLG; from the coding sequence ATGCCTCCACGCAGTCCAGTGCGCACCAACATCGTCCTTTTTACGATCCTGGGTTTTGTTGTCGCGCTGCTGATCCACTTCATCGTGCTCAGTTCGGTTCGCTACAACTGGCTCGACAACCTGACTCCAGCCGGAACGCCCGCTGGCGTATTGATACTGCACTATCTGGGCGCCCTGCTCGGCTGA
- the pufB gene encoding light-harvesting antenna LH1, beta subunit: MREEDNLVPPKWRPLFNNQDWLMHDIVVKSFWAFGVIAAIAHLLVWLWRPWLSPTL, encoded by the coding sequence ATGCGCGAAGAAGACAATCTGGTTCCCCCGAAATGGCGGCCGCTGTTCAACAACCAGGACTGGCTCATGCATGACATCGTAGTGAAGTCGTTCTGGGCCTTTGGCGTGATCGCCGCGATCGCGCACCTGCTGGTCTGGCTGTGGCGTCCGTGGTTAAGCCCTACTCTCTAA
- a CDS encoding SCO1664 family protein: MNEQQPQTIEVAQVLEALARGDMSVETTLPYSSNYTLLATITYEEHRLLAVYKPRRGERPLWDFTRGTLYRREVAAYVVSEALGFGLVPPTVLRDGPYGIGMVQLFIANDEDAHLFTMLKEGGYESVIRRLCAFDCLINNADRKSGHALKGLDGRLWAIDHGICFHHEPKLRTVLWDFVGEALPPEVITALHAFRARLDAGDAVAQALDDLLDKVEIRALRRRLDHLLATGVFPPPGPGPNVPWPPV, encoded by the coding sequence ATGAACGAGCAGCAGCCTCAGACCATCGAGGTAGCCCAGGTATTGGAAGCGCTGGCCAGGGGTGATATGTCGGTTGAGACCACCCTGCCCTACAGCAGCAACTATACGCTGCTCGCAACCATTACCTATGAGGAACACCGGCTGCTCGCCGTCTACAAGCCGCGTCGCGGCGAGCGCCCGCTCTGGGATTTCACCCGCGGCACCCTGTATCGCCGCGAGGTGGCGGCATACGTGGTCTCCGAAGCCCTCGGTTTCGGCCTCGTGCCCCCTACCGTGCTCCGCGACGGACCCTATGGCATCGGCATGGTGCAGTTGTTCATCGCCAACGACGAGGACGCGCATCTCTTCACGATGCTCAAGGAAGGGGGCTATGAGTCTGTCATTCGGCGCCTGTGCGCCTTCGATTGCCTGATCAATAACGCCGATCGCAAGAGCGGTCACGCTCTCAAGGGTCTTGATGGACGGCTCTGGGCGATTGACCACGGGATCTGTTTTCACCACGAGCCGAAATTGCGCACCGTGCTATGGGATTTCGTCGGCGAGGCGTTGCCCCCCGAGGTGATTACCGCGCTGCACGCCTTCCGCGCCCGACTCGATGCCGGCGACGCCGTCGCGCAGGCTCTCGACGATCTGCTCGATAAGGTCGAAATCCGCGCCCTGCGACGCCGCCTCGACCACCTGCTCGCTACCGGCGTCTTTCCACCGCCCGGCCCCGGCCCCAATGTGCCCTGGCCTCCGGTATAG
- a CDS encoding DUF3090 family protein, whose amino-acid sequence MSEFTYDLDAVQRITVGAVGPKGQRVFYMQARRGSRLITLLAEKEQVRALAEAIGRLLDSLAEKNPRLATSNDLLVTDMSLEEPLEPEFRVGQMGLGYDPERDLIVLLIQGISDDDEEQPTARFSATRPQMRALSSHAAQVVAAGRAICGNCGRPIDPSGHFCPERNGHGPIRGTP is encoded by the coding sequence ATGTCTGAGTTTACCTACGATCTGGATGCCGTGCAGCGGATCACCGTGGGCGCCGTCGGTCCTAAGGGCCAGCGGGTCTTCTACATGCAGGCGCGCCGGGGATCGCGCCTCATCACCCTGCTTGCCGAGAAGGAACAGGTTCGCGCCCTTGCCGAAGCAATCGGGCGCCTGCTCGACAGCCTGGCTGAGAAGAACCCGCGCCTCGCCACCTCCAATGACTTGCTGGTCACCGATATGAGCCTGGAAGAGCCCCTGGAACCGGAGTTCCGCGTCGGCCAGATGGGCCTGGGCTACGATCCCGAACGCGATCTGATCGTCTTGCTGATCCAGGGGATCAGCGACGATGACGAGGAACAGCCAACCGCGCGTTTCTCGGCCACCCGGCCCCAGATGCGCGCCCTGAGCAGCCACGCCGCGCAGGTGGTGGCCGCCGGTCGCGCCATCTGCGGCAACTGTGGCCGCCCGATCGATCCATCGGGGCATTTCTGTCCCGAACGTAACGGCCACGGTCCCATCCGCGGCACGCCATGA